One Deltaproteobacteria bacterium genomic window carries:
- a CDS encoding vitamin B12-dependent ribonucleotide reductase yields the protein MAERARRREDEGWKPSDEARAASGLRQPRFFTQTGEDPYSSVEWELRSAVIQGEGGDVVFEQHDVEFPKGWSQLATNVVVSKYFRGHLGSPQRERSVRQLISRVVDTIRSWGERQAYFATAEDATAFSDELTHLLLHQKASFNSPVWFNVGIEPRPQCSACFILSVNDTMESILGWYRNEGIIFKGGSGAGVNLSPIRSGREKLGGGGTASGPVSFMKAADASAGVIKSGGKTRRAAKMVVLNIDHPDIIDFIKCKEEEEKKAWALMDAGYDGSLDGPAYGSVFFQNANNSVRVTDEFMRAVEDDGMWQTRAVLTGEVMGTFKARELLRMMAEATHLCGDPGMQFDTTINSWHTCPASGRINASNPCSEYMHLDNSACNLSSLNLMKFISDEGDFDVEAFRHAVDVMITAQDIIVDNSSYPTSEITANAKAYRELGLGYANLGALLMSLGLPYDSDAGRHYAGAVTSLMCGEAYLQSARIAQQMGPYAGFAPNREPQIEVIAKHRSFSHKIDSAYVPLDLLSGARQVWDDALALSKMAGVRNSQMTVLAPTGTIAFMMDCDTTGVEPDIALVKYKKLVGGGMLKIVNQTVPRALKRLGYESKTVQEIVEFIDEHDTIEGAPLLKDEHLPIFDCAFKAAQGTRSIHHLGHLRMMGAVQPFISGAISKTINMPTDASVDDIAEAYLEGWRLGVKAVAIYRDGCKRTQPLNTARDDKKAAMALEVAARQEFRPVRRRLPQDCRSIRHKFEIAGHEGYIHVGFYEDGTPGEIFIKMAKEGSTISGLMDTIATLTSLSLQYGVPLEALVNKFSHVRFEPSGFTKNPEIPMAKSLTDYIFRFLGTRFLDAEQRMGVGLTAVETTADMPASARAGESARLVESLGFSPQADAPSCTDCGAIMVRNGSCYKCLNCGATSGCS from the coding sequence ATGGCGGAGCGGGCACGGCGGCGGGAGGACGAGGGGTGGAAGCCGAGCGACGAAGCCAGAGCGGCGAGTGGGCTGCGCCAGCCGCGATTCTTCACTCAAACCGGCGAGGATCCCTATAGTAGCGTCGAGTGGGAACTCCGCAGTGCCGTGATCCAGGGCGAAGGCGGCGACGTCGTCTTCGAGCAACACGACGTCGAGTTTCCCAAGGGCTGGTCGCAGCTCGCCACCAACGTCGTCGTCTCGAAATATTTCCGCGGACATCTCGGCAGCCCACAACGCGAGCGGAGCGTGCGCCAGCTCATCAGCCGCGTGGTCGACACGATCCGTAGCTGGGGCGAGCGGCAAGCCTACTTTGCGACGGCCGAGGATGCCACGGCGTTCAGCGATGAACTGACGCACCTGTTGCTGCACCAGAAAGCGTCGTTCAATAGCCCGGTGTGGTTCAACGTCGGGATCGAGCCGCGACCGCAGTGCTCGGCGTGCTTCATCCTGTCGGTGAACGACACGATGGAGTCGATTCTCGGCTGGTATCGCAACGAGGGCATCATCTTCAAAGGCGGCTCGGGAGCCGGCGTGAACCTGTCGCCGATTCGCTCCGGACGCGAGAAGTTGGGCGGCGGCGGCACCGCCTCGGGTCCGGTGTCGTTCATGAAGGCCGCCGATGCCTCGGCGGGCGTGATCAAGTCGGGCGGCAAAACCCGGCGCGCGGCCAAGATGGTGGTGCTCAACATCGACCATCCCGACATCATCGACTTCATCAAGTGCAAGGAAGAGGAAGAGAAGAAGGCCTGGGCGCTGATGGATGCCGGCTATGACGGCTCGCTCGATGGCCCGGCCTACGGCTCGGTGTTCTTCCAAAATGCCAATAACTCCGTGCGCGTTACCGACGAGTTCATGCGCGCCGTCGAAGACGATGGCATGTGGCAGACCCGCGCCGTGCTGACCGGCGAGGTGATGGGGACGTTCAAAGCGCGCGAACTGCTGCGCATGATGGCCGAAGCCACACACCTGTGCGGCGATCCCGGCATGCAGTTCGATACCACGATCAATAGCTGGCACACCTGCCCGGCCAGCGGGCGCATCAACGCCTCGAATCCCTGCTCCGAGTACATGCACCTCGACAACTCGGCGTGTAATCTCTCGTCGCTCAACCTGATGAAGTTCATCAGCGACGAGGGCGATTTCGATGTCGAAGCGTTCCGCCACGCCGTCGATGTGATGATTACGGCGCAGGACATCATCGTCGACAACTCGAGTTACCCGACATCCGAAATCACCGCGAATGCCAAGGCGTACCGCGAGCTGGGGCTCGGCTACGCGAACCTCGGCGCATTGCTGATGTCGCTCGGGTTGCCGTATGATTCAGACGCCGGACGCCACTACGCCGGGGCCGTGACCTCGCTGATGTGCGGCGAGGCGTACCTGCAATCCGCGCGCATCGCGCAGCAGATGGGTCCGTACGCGGGCTTTGCGCCCAACCGCGAACCGCAGATCGAAGTGATCGCGAAGCATCGCTCCTTCTCACACAAGATCGATTCTGCCTACGTCCCGCTCGATCTGCTGTCGGGCGCTCGCCAGGTGTGGGACGACGCGCTCGCGCTCAGCAAAATGGCGGGCGTGCGCAATTCGCAGATGACGGTGCTGGCGCCCACCGGGACCATTGCCTTCATGATGGATTGCGACACCACCGGCGTCGAGCCCGACATCGCGTTGGTGAAGTACAAGAAGCTGGTCGGCGGCGGTATGCTCAAGATCGTCAATCAGACGGTGCCGCGCGCGCTCAAGCGCCTCGGCTACGAGTCGAAAACGGTGCAGGAGATCGTTGAATTCATCGACGAGCACGACACCATCGAAGGGGCGCCGCTACTCAAGGACGAGCATCTGCCGATCTTCGATTGCGCCTTCAAAGCGGCCCAGGGCACGCGCTCGATTCATCACCTCGGCCACCTGCGCATGATGGGGGCGGTGCAGCCCTTCATCTCGGGCGCGATTTCCAAGACCATCAACATGCCGACCGATGCAAGTGTCGATGACATTGCGGAGGCCTACCTCGAAGGTTGGCGGCTGGGCGTGAAGGCGGTGGCGATCTATCGCGACGGTTGCAAGCGGACGCAGCCATTGAACACGGCGCGCGACGACAAGAAGGCGGCCATGGCCCTGGAAGTGGCAGCGCGTCAAGAGTTCCGTCCGGTGCGGCGTCGCTTGCCGCAAGATTGCCGCTCGATCCGGCACAAGTTCGAAATCGCCGGGCACGAAGGCTACATCCACGTCGGGTTTTACGAAGACGGGACGCCCGGCGAGATCTTCATCAAGATGGCGAAAGAGGGCAGCACGATCTCAGGCTTGATGGACACGATCGCCACGCTGACGTCCTTATCGTTGCAGTACGGTGTGCCGCTCGAAGCGTTGGTGAACAAGTTCAGCCACGTCCGCTTCGAGCCATCGGGTTTCACCAAGAATCCCGAGATCCCGATGGCGAAGTCGCTGACCGACTACATCTTCCGCTTCCTCGGCACGCGCTTCTTGGATGCCGAGCAGCGGATGGGAGTTGGGCTGACGGCGGTCGAGACTACGGCCGATATGCCGGCGAGTGCGCGAGCCGGCGAGTCGGCGCGATTGGTGGAGTCGTTGGGATTCAGTCCGCAGGCGGATGCACCGAGTTGCACCGACTGCGGCGCGATCATGGTGCGCAACGGCAGTTGCTACAAGTGCCTCAACTGTGGGGCGACCAGCGGCTGTTCGTGA
- a CDS encoding DNA-processing protein DprA, whose translation MDSEAALAAVMLSQLPRVGEKALMRVLHHNAVRGIALADFFRLPEAPLRDAYALPAAAVRRICEERDDLRREAQELLGQMAGGGVAVWLPDDAAYPARWRERADPCPPVVFALGAGAAFALPALAILNSRGLSERAVTAIIRIGQSAAAQGLAIVSGGMKATHRIPAVLGRAAPARVIVLERGLFAAFGRHLDRDPFGLGPGRAALDAVRTLVLSPFRLRDHAVARNGPRRDELVAALADIIVAVSTRPGGQIERICFAALDRGQCVLSWLGENAGLVAAGAVPIDEGQLNDLRRFVVPRR comes from the coding sequence ATGGACAGCGAAGCCGCGTTAGCCGCCGTGATGTTGTCGCAGTTGCCGCGCGTCGGCGAGAAGGCGCTCATGCGCGTGCTGCACCACAATGCGGTTCGCGGCATTGCGCTGGCGGATTTCTTTCGACTGCCGGAAGCGCCGCTGCGTGACGCTTACGCGCTGCCGGCGGCGGCGGTCCGGCGCATCTGCGAGGAGCGCGACGACCTGCGCCGCGAGGCGCAAGAACTGCTCGGACAAATGGCCGGGGGCGGCGTCGCCGTATGGTTGCCGGATGACGCGGCGTATCCGGCCCGTTGGCGCGAACGAGCAGACCCCTGTCCGCCCGTGGTGTTCGCGCTCGGGGCCGGTGCGGCGTTCGCGCTGCCGGCACTCGCCATTCTCAATTCGCGTGGGCTTTCCGAACGCGCGGTGACCGCGATCATTCGCATCGGGCAGAGCGCTGCCGCGCAAGGTCTCGCCATCGTGAGTGGCGGGATGAAGGCGACGCATCGCATCCCCGCCGTACTTGGGCGTGCGGCGCCGGCGCGCGTGATTGTGCTTGAGCGCGGCCTGTTCGCGGCCTTCGGCCGGCATCTCGATCGCGATCCGTTCGGACTCGGTCCGGGGCGTGCGGCGCTCGATGCGGTGCGGACGTTGGTGCTGTCACCGTTTCGTTTGCGCGATCACGCGGTCGCGCGCAACGGTCCGCGCCGCGATGAGTTGGTGGCCGCGCTCGCGGACATCATCGTCGCTGTGAGCACGCGGCCCGGCGGCCAGATCGAACGCATTTGCTTCGCTGCACTCGATCGCGGTCAGTGCGTCCTGTCCTGGCTCGGCGAGAACGCCGGCCTCGTCGCCGCTGGTGCGGTGCCGATCGACGAAGGACAGTTGAACGATCTGCGTCGGTTCGTCGTGCCACGGCGGTGA
- a CDS encoding DUF721 domain-containing protein — MGDRNARPDLLAGLLPTVLQRVDPDRQLRAYAVWTCWDEVVGDAIAKRAQPARFRNGILFVTVASHTWMQELQFMKDDIRARLNARVSEDGPPVIRDIFFVSGAVEPRTLVTTVGTPSRVSERNDPPLPVLPSSGDTNFDAALTRIQRARARRRMPE, encoded by the coding sequence ATGGGCGACCGTAATGCACGTCCCGATTTGCTCGCGGGCTTGTTGCCGACGGTGCTGCAGCGCGTCGATCCCGACCGCCAACTCCGCGCCTACGCGGTGTGGACATGTTGGGATGAGGTAGTCGGCGACGCGATCGCCAAGCGCGCCCAGCCGGCGCGCTTTCGCAACGGCATCTTGTTCGTCACCGTCGCCAGTCACACGTGGATGCAGGAACTGCAATTCATGAAGGACGACATTCGCGCGCGCCTCAACGCGCGCGTGAGCGAAGATGGTCCGCCGGTCATCCGCGATATCTTCTTCGTATCTGGTGCGGTGGAACCCCGCACACTCGTGACGACAGTCGGCACGCCAAGCCGCGTCAGCGAACGAAATGACCCGCCGCTACCCGTGTTACCCTCGTCGGGCGATACCAACTTCGACGCCGCGCTGACGCGCATTCAACGTGCCCGCGCGCGCCGCCGCATGCCGGAGTGA
- the thiI gene encoding tRNA 4-thiouridine(8) synthase ThiI yields the protein MNRVVVHYHEVALKRGNRPMFVRQLINNIGRALRGTGVRRVKVAPGRVVVVLGKNPDWPAIRARLPKVFGIANFALAQRAERNIDDLIDGILAAIEGRQFASFAIRTKRADKSFPLPSPEISSIIGAAVKEKSGAAVNLKHPELRITVEILPREAFFSLDTLPGAGGLPVGTSGRVVSLLSGGIDSPVAAVRMMRRGCRVEFVHFHGAPFQDRASRDKATELARVLTDYQFESRLHLVAFGEVQRDIVAQVRRPFRVVLYRRMMLRIASAIARQVGALALVTGESLGQVASQTLENLTVIGNATELPLLRPLIGMDKNEISEQAQALGTYEISIQPDQDCCQLFVPRHPATRMTIAEATEAEAALDIPALVQHALDHTEVVDFGEPIVAGRHPQALAAAS from the coding sequence ATGAATCGAGTGGTGGTGCACTATCACGAGGTCGCCCTCAAGCGCGGCAACCGGCCGATGTTTGTGCGGCAACTGATCAACAACATCGGCCGCGCGCTGCGCGGCACCGGCGTGCGCCGAGTGAAGGTCGCGCCCGGCCGCGTCGTCGTCGTCTTGGGCAAGAACCCGGACTGGCCGGCGATTCGCGCGCGCCTTCCCAAGGTGTTCGGGATTGCCAACTTCGCGCTAGCGCAACGCGCGGAGCGCAACATCGATGACCTCATCGATGGCATCCTGGCGGCGATCGAAGGTCGCCAGTTTGCGAGCTTCGCGATTCGCACCAAACGGGCCGACAAGTCGTTCCCGCTGCCGTCGCCTGAGATCAGCAGCATCATCGGCGCCGCAGTTAAAGAGAAGAGCGGCGCAGCGGTGAATTTGAAGCACCCGGAGCTGCGTATCACGGTGGAAATCTTGCCGCGCGAGGCGTTTTTCTCGCTCGACACGTTGCCCGGTGCGGGCGGGTTGCCGGTCGGCACCAGCGGACGCGTGGTCAGCTTGCTCTCCGGCGGGATCGATTCACCCGTCGCGGCCGTGCGCATGATGCGGCGGGGTTGCCGGGTCGAGTTCGTGCATTTTCACGGCGCGCCGTTTCAAGATCGCGCCAGTCGGGACAAGGCGACGGAACTCGCGCGTGTGTTGACGGACTATCAGTTCGAGTCGCGGCTTCATCTCGTGGCCTTTGGCGAGGTGCAACGCGACATCGTCGCCCAGGTCCGGCGGCCGTTTCGTGTCGTGTTGTACCGTCGCATGATGCTGCGCATCGCCAGCGCGATCGCGCGGCAAGTCGGCGCCCTGGCGCTGGTGACCGGGGAGAGTCTCGGGCAAGTGGCGTCGCAAACGTTGGAGAACCTGACCGTGATCGGCAATGCGACTGAGCTGCCGCTGCTGCGTCCGCTCATCGGCATGGACAAGAACGAGATCAGCGAGCAAGCGCAGGCACTCGGCACGTACGAGATTTCGATCCAACCGGATCAAGATTGCTGTCAGCTCTTCGTGCCCCGTCACCCGGCAACGCGCATGACGATCGCGGAAGCCACCGAAGCCGAGGCGGCGCTCGACATTCCGGCGCTCGTGCAGCACGCGCTCGACCACACTGAAGTCGTGGACTTCGGCGAACCAATCGTCGCCGGTCGCCACCCGCAGGCGCTCGCCGCTGCGAGCTGA